A single genomic interval of Halostella salina harbors:
- a CDS encoding NUDIX hydrolase: protein MQLDLARVAEHAPRRVTGEKYDAAVLIPVVERDGEAHLLFTKRAEHLGEHPGQMSFPGGGREPEDDGLRATALREADEEIGLRADETEVMGQIDDIRTITEYSVTPFVARVPDREYVPNDDEVAEIAVLPVAAMLDGDNYDHERRDHPHYGEVVIHYFRVDGYTVWGATGRIVVDFFELTTDWRAPERIDPDSRAD from the coding sequence ATGCAACTGGACCTGGCCCGCGTCGCCGAGCACGCCCCGCGGCGGGTGACCGGCGAGAAGTACGACGCCGCCGTGCTCATCCCGGTCGTCGAGCGGGACGGCGAGGCACACCTCCTCTTCACGAAGCGGGCCGAACACCTGGGCGAGCATCCCGGGCAGATGAGCTTCCCGGGGGGCGGGCGCGAACCCGAGGACGACGGGCTGCGGGCGACCGCGCTCCGCGAGGCCGACGAGGAGATCGGTCTCCGGGCCGACGAGACCGAGGTCATGGGGCAGATAGACGACATCCGGACGATCACCGAGTACTCGGTGACGCCCTTCGTCGCCCGCGTCCCCGACCGCGAGTACGTCCCGAACGACGACGAGGTTGCCGAGATCGCGGTGCTGCCGGTCGCGGCCATGCTCGACGGGGACAACTACGACCACGAGCGCCGCGACCACCCCCACTACGGCGAGGTCGTGATCCACTACTTCCGGGTGGACGGCTACACCGTCTGGGGGGCGACCGGCCGCATCGTCGTCGACTTCTTCGAGCTGACGACCGACTGGCGCGCGCCCGAGCGGATCGACCCCGATTCGCGGGCCGACTGA